In a single window of the Litorilituus sediminis genome:
- a CDS encoding alkyl/aryl-sulfatase produces the protein MNRKITVMAISIALSSTYASADEHALNLKNVNGKPATSATIQANKNLAAKLNFNDMRAFENDNKGLVAEFDQETGDIIRNSFNFIDLDSADAAPETVNPSLWRQAVLNQGAKGLYEVLPGKVYQVRGADLASLTFIKGESGWIVYDVLTVKEAAEQVLKFFFKNVPTGKELPIVAMLYSHSHADHFGGARAIQEAFPEVKVYGSKNITKEAVDENVLAGNAMSRRAAYQYGATLERSEQGIVDAALSKGIAYGEITYVKPDYELNHQGKIETLTIDGIEMVFLDASGTEAPSEMVTYIPSMKALWTGEVTYHGMHNVYTLRGAKVRDSLKWSKAINEMLHYFGDDVETLFGSHSSPIWGNQEIQEYLKMQRDAYGFTHNQTLRLANNGYVLQDMGDAIYKVMPESIFKSWHTNGYHGTYSHNARAVYNMYLGYFDMNPANLNPLPIKAEAKKFVEYMGGGKAVLSKATRDFNNGEYRFVATALNKVVMAEPDNMLARKLLADTYEQLGYQAEGAGWRNIYLTGAQELRLGKVSPGAPKSASADVVSEMDIGMLLDFIAVQVDSLKAQHTPFTMSINLKGTSDYYYVEMSNGNLSNIQLDKAKAADAELVLDDAAFKQILFGQATLAQLIEQKKIDFKGDQSAVEKLASSLVEFNPAFEVVPFSKKQVDAGYYK, from the coding sequence ATGAATAGAAAAATTACAGTAATGGCTATATCAATAGCGCTATCTTCAACGTACGCAAGTGCAGATGAGCACGCGTTAAATCTAAAAAATGTTAATGGAAAGCCAGCGACTAGCGCTACAATACAGGCAAACAAAAACCTTGCCGCTAAGCTTAACTTTAATGATATGCGAGCCTTTGAAAATGATAATAAAGGGTTAGTTGCTGAGTTTGACCAAGAAACTGGTGATATTATTCGTAATAGCTTTAACTTTATTGACTTAGATAGTGCTGATGCTGCTCCAGAAACCGTTAACCCATCACTTTGGCGTCAAGCCGTGTTAAATCAAGGAGCTAAAGGTCTATATGAAGTATTGCCTGGTAAGGTTTATCAAGTTCGTGGTGCTGATTTAGCTTCGTTAACCTTTATTAAAGGTGAATCTGGCTGGATTGTTTATGATGTACTGACGGTAAAAGAAGCCGCTGAGCAAGTCCTTAAGTTTTTCTTTAAAAATGTACCAACAGGTAAAGAGTTACCTATTGTTGCTATGCTTTACTCTCACTCACATGCTGATCACTTTGGTGGAGCTCGAGCGATCCAAGAAGCGTTTCCTGAGGTAAAAGTATATGGCTCAAAAAATATCACTAAAGAAGCGGTTGATGAAAACGTCTTAGCAGGTAATGCCATGTCTCGTCGTGCTGCTTATCAATATGGAGCAACATTAGAACGTAGCGAACAGGGCATAGTAGATGCCGCACTTTCTAAAGGGATTGCTTATGGTGAAATAACCTATGTGAAACCCGACTATGAATTAAATCATCAAGGTAAAATAGAAACTTTGACTATTGATGGCATCGAAATGGTATTTTTAGATGCATCAGGTACAGAAGCACCATCGGAAATGGTGACTTATATCCCTTCAATGAAAGCGTTATGGACAGGTGAAGTTACTTATCATGGAATGCACAATGTTTATACATTGCGTGGTGCTAAAGTGCGTGATTCATTGAAATGGTCAAAAGCGATAAATGAAATGTTGCATTATTTCGGTGATGATGTTGAAACACTTTTTGGTTCACATTCTTCGCCTATCTGGGGCAACCAAGAAATTCAAGAATATTTGAAAATGCAACGTGATGCTTATGGCTTTACCCATAACCAAACATTACGTTTGGCAAATAATGGTTATGTGCTGCAAGATATGGGGGATGCAATCTATAAAGTCATGCCAGAGAGTATTTTTAAGTCATGGCATACCAATGGCTATCATGGTACTTATTCCCATAATGCCCGAGCTGTGTACAATATGTACCTAGGCTACTTTGATATGAATCCAGCAAATCTTAATCCGTTACCAATAAAAGCAGAAGCGAAAAAGTTTGTTGAATATATGGGGGGAGGGAAAGCGGTATTATCAAAGGCTACAAGAGACTTTAATAATGGAGAATACCGCTTTGTTGCAACAGCACTCAATAAGGTGGTAATGGCAGAGCCAGATAACATGCTGGCAAGGAAATTGCTCGCTGATACCTATGAGCAACTTGGCTACCAAGCAGAAGGCGCTGGTTGGCGCAACATATACTTAACGGGGGCTCAAGAGTTGCGCTTAGGCAAAGTATCGCCTGGAGCACCAAAATCTGCATCTGCGGATGTTGTTTCTGAAATGGATATAGGTATGTTACTTGACTTTATTGCAGTTCAAGTTGACTCGTTAAAAGCACAACATACACCGTTTACCATGAGTATTAATTTAAAGGGAACCAGTGATTATTACTATGTGGAAATGTCTAATGGCAATTTAAGTAATATTCAATTAGATAAAGCGAAAGCCGCAGACGCTGAGTTAGTATTGGATGACGCCGCCTTTAAGCAAATTCTGTTTGGTCAAGCCACACTAGCTCAACTTATTGAGCAAAAGAAAATTGACTTTAAAGGTGATCAAAGTGCCGTAGAGAAGTTGGCAAGC